AAGCGTACCTGGTATTCAGGCACGTTTGCGGACAGTGGCACCGGTTTCAACAACCTGTGAAGCCATTGATCCAGAAATTCCTGTTGAGGGCGCGGTTTATGCTGACCTAGACGACCTGCGCAACTGCAGCGCACTGGCGTTGGGCAGCCCAACGCGATTTGGCAACATGGCGGCGCCGCTTAAGTATTTTATCGATTCCACCAGCAGCCTATGGATGAACGGTGCGCTGATTGATAAACCGGCCTGCGCATTCACCTCAACCTCAAGCCTGCATGGCGGTCAGGAAAGCACCCTGCTGACAATGCTGGTGCCGCTGCTGCATCATGGCATGGTTTACGCTGGCGTGCCGTATAGTGAAACCACGCTATTAGAGACGCACACGGGCGGAACGCCTTACGGTGCGAGTCATGTCGCTGGCGCTCGTAGCGATCGCTCTGTGGATGAGCATGAGCGCGCGCTGTGCGTTGCGCAGGGAAAACGGCTGGCTCGACTCGCGTTAGCACTGAATGCCATGCGGCAGAACGCTTTATGAGGCAGTGGCTGGAAGATATCGAGGCACGCCATGGATTAGATCAGCTCACGCTTAAAAGCCGCCAGCTGGTGTTAGTCAGCGGTGCCATCTTGCTGGTATTAGTTATTTATCGGGGCTTTTTAGTACAGGGCGATGAATTCAACTGGCGCCCTGTCGTGGCTTTTGTGCTTCCCCTGGTGCTGTTTTTACCTTCTATTATTGGCCAGCGAGCGCGTGGACACGCATGGCTTGCGTTCGTCAGCCTGCTCTATTTCACTCAAGGCGTAATGCTGGCAAGCGTTCCTGGGCAAAGCGTTCGTGGCATTTCGGAAGCTATCGTTTCGCTTGCCCTGTTTGCGGGATGCATGGGCTATGCGCGTTTTCGTAGCCGGCAGTTGCGTCAACAATAGTTACATCAAAAAAACAACGCCGTAAGCACTATACTGGTGAAAGCCCAGCGAATCGCTCTATATTCATTGAGAATCGAGAGCGGCCGTTTGAGGTTTTCAGTGAGACCGGCGACCATGGATGAAATTCAAGGGAGAGTCATTCGATGACACGTAACATAGCCGATATTAGGCGTGATTATGAAGGCGGCAGGCTAGATGAGTCGCTGGCGCCCACCGATCCTTTTGTACTATTTGATGAATGGTTCACCCTCGCCCTGGAAAAAGAAGGCCAGGATGGCAATGCCATGACGCTTGCCAGTGTGGATAGCCAAGGCAGGCCACACGCACGGGTAGTGCTATTAAAAGGCTTTGATGAACGCGGAATGGTGTTTTTCACCAACTACCACAGCCATAAGGGCAGTGAGTTAAGCAATGTGCCCTACGCGGCGATGACGTTTTGGTGGCCATCGCTTTCTCGGCAAGTCCGTATCGAAGGACTCGTTGAGCGGATACCCACCGTAGAGTCAGATGAGTATTTTGCCAGCCGCCCGCGCGGCAGCCAGCTTGGTGCCTGGATTGCTACCCAAAGCGTTGTAATTCCAGGGCGCAACTGGATTGAAGAGCGCCAAAAGCGCTTTGAGCAAGCCTACCACGGACAAGATATACCGCGCCCGATTCACTGGGGCGGCTACCGCGTGGCACCTGACATGATCGAGTTTTGGCAAGGCCAGCCCAGCCGCTTGCACGATCGGCTGCGGTTTGAACGCCGCGACAGCAATGAATGGAGTCGCTTTCGCTTAGCGCCTTAACGCGACGAGCGCATAAAAAAAGTATTTAAAAGGCCTGCAGTGATGACGACAGGCCTTTTGCGGTTAGTCGGGCAGGCTTTCAAGGCGATGCCGCTGCCACTCACTTTCAGGTTCATTGAGGCGTAACACGGCATCAATCACCTGCTCTTCCATGTTGTAACGGCATTTAAAGCCTAGGTGCTTCATTAAGGCCCGCATCGGATGGTTATCAACCATGATTTTGCCAATCATTTCCAGGGTGCCGATGTTAGTGCAGTAGTCGATCATCTTCTTCATTAACAGGCTGCCAATGCCGAGCCCCTGCAGGTCATCACGAATGATGATCGAAAACTCGGTGCGAATATTATCAGGGTCGTTCCACACCCTTGCCACGCCCAGCATCTCTTTTTTGCCATCCGCGCCTAAATATTCAGCGATAAAGGCCATCTGGCGGTCGTAGTTAATATGCGACAAAATCGACAAGTCGCGCTGCGTTAAATTAGATTTATTGTGGAAGTAGCGAAAGCGAATACTCTCTTCTGAGAGTTGGCGGTGGAACGTGGTAATGAGATGCGCATCTTCGGCACGAATAGGCCTGACCTCGACCTGCCAGCCGTTTTTAAGCGTCACCCATTCCCGCAGCTCTTCTGGATAAGGCATGATCGCAAAGCGCGACGGCGTCCCCAGATCCATCGCGAAATCGACGGCAATCATCCCATCGCGATTAAGTATCAACGGATTCACCTCAAGCCCGCGTAGATCGCCAAGGTCTGACGCCATTTGCGATAATTTGACCAGCATTTGGCACAGGTGCTGTATATCCCGCTCAGGGTCGGCGGAGTGTTCACGAATTAACGAGGCCGCATGCGTTCTGCCGACTACGTCGGCGGCTAGGCTCATGTTCAGCGGCGGCAGCGCTACCTGGCGATCAGCCAAGACGTTGACCTTATAGCCGCCGATACCAAAGACAATCAGCGGGCCAAATACCGGATCACGGGTAATGCCTGCGCAGATCTGCATGGAATGCTTGCCGCGTTGCATGGGCTGCAAACAGTATTCGCGGATCGCGTACTCCGGGAATTTTTCCGCGACTTTGTCGCCCAGCTGACGAATACCCTCAGCCACCTGCTCTGGGGTTTCTAAATCCTGCAGCAAGCCTGCCGAAATTTTATGCGGATGCTTGCGGTAGCGATAAGGACGGCAATTGCCTTCATGAACCACCTTGAGCGCTTTGCTTCCAGAAATGCCTGCGGCCTTTTCAAGTGCTTCTTCAGGGCTAGATAAATACACGCTCGGGGCCGTAGGAATACCGTATGCCTCAAGCACTTGAGCAGTTTCAGAGTGAGTTAACGTTTGCCTGCCCTGCTCTTTTGCCTGCTTGATGAGTGTGCGGCACTGAGCGCGTATTTCAGGGCTCGTTGAAAAGGGTAAGCTGGGTGGAATTTCCTGCAGCAGCGCCTGAACACGCTGGTAAATCACCATGTGCATGAAGGCCTTAACGGCCTTTTCAGGTGAAATGTAGGTGGGAATTCCGGCTAAATTGCATATATGACGCGCGTTCAGAGCCTCCTTTAGGCCCATCCAGCTGGTCAGTAAGTTGCGACGAAACTTCTTACGGTTATCGATTAACACTTGAGCCGTGACGAGCGATGGTGCCATGCGAGTAGGCGCGTGAACGACCAGCACGGCATCGACATTGGCATCAGACGCGACAATTTCCAGCGCTTGAACAAACCGCTCTGGCGACGCATTGCCGCCTAAATCCACCGGGTTCTCCCCCGGTTTACTCATATCGACCTGGCTAAGATGCAGCGCCGCCTGCGTTTCAGCGCTAAATTCAGCTAACTTACCGCCAGCGCTAATCAGCTTATCGATAGCCAGCATGGCTGGCCCC
This DNA window, taken from Vreelandella profundi, encodes the following:
- the wrbA gene encoding NAD(P)H:quinone oxidoreductase — translated: MSDMTPYVLVLYYSRSGATATMAQQIAAGIESVPGIQARLRTVAPVSTTCEAIDPEIPVEGAVYADLDDLRNCSALALGSPTRFGNMAAPLKYFIDSTSSLWMNGALIDKPACAFTSTSSLHGGQESTLLTMLVPLLHHGMVYAGVPYSETTLLETHTGGTPYGASHVAGARSDRSVDEHERALCVAQGKRLARLALALNAMRQNAL
- a CDS encoding DUF2069 domain-containing protein translates to MRQWLEDIEARHGLDQLTLKSRQLVLVSGAILLVLVIYRGFLVQGDEFNWRPVVAFVLPLVLFLPSIIGQRARGHAWLAFVSLLYFTQGVMLASVPGQSVRGISEAIVSLALFAGCMGYARFRSRQLRQQ
- the pdxH gene encoding pyridoxamine 5'-phosphate oxidase, which produces MTRNIADIRRDYEGGRLDESLAPTDPFVLFDEWFTLALEKEGQDGNAMTLASVDSQGRPHARVVLLKGFDERGMVFFTNYHSHKGSELSNVPYAAMTFWWPSLSRQVRIEGLVERIPTVESDEYFASRPRGSQLGAWIATQSVVIPGRNWIEERQKRFEQAYHGQDIPRPIHWGGYRVAPDMIEFWQGQPSRLHDRLRFERRDSNEWSRFRLAP
- a CDS encoding bifunctional acetate--CoA ligase family protein/GNAT family N-acetyltransferase, producing MSTRFLHHFFEPRTLAVFGASEKPASLGGLVLRNIQDGGFKGSLWAVNLKGYAQVFGVPCVSRVSELPEIPDLAVVCSPIEGIPSLIKKLGQAGVKAALVLSGGAYLDRDKGNKGSIRERMLSAARVSGIRVLGPECMGLIVPGKNLNVSYASQPVKAGRVAYLGQSGMLANAMIDWAAGRDVGFSHLITVGDSVDVLLPDLIDYVNQYSPAQAILLHLERINDAQHFMTAVRDASRNRLVLAIKSGRTPESDISGMAPTPGIANRDVVFDAAFARAGVVRVDDSDELLDALETLSRMKPLKGDRLAIVSNGLGPAMLAIDKLISAGGKLAEFSAETQAALHLSQVDMSKPGENPVDLGGNASPERFVQALEIVASDANVDAVLVVHAPTRMAPSLVTAQVLIDNRKKFRRNLLTSWMGLKEALNARHICNLAGIPTYISPEKAVKAFMHMVIYQRVQALLQEIPPSLPFSTSPEIRAQCRTLIKQAKEQGRQTLTHSETAQVLEAYGIPTAPSVYLSSPEEALEKAAGISGSKALKVVHEGNCRPYRYRKHPHKISAGLLQDLETPEQVAEGIRQLGDKVAEKFPEYAIREYCLQPMQRGKHSMQICAGITRDPVFGPLIVFGIGGYKVNVLADRQVALPPLNMSLAADVVGRTHAASLIREHSADPERDIQHLCQMLVKLSQMASDLGDLRGLEVNPLILNRDGMIAVDFAMDLGTPSRFAIMPYPEELREWVTLKNGWQVEVRPIRAEDAHLITTFHRQLSEESIRFRYFHNKSNLTQRDLSILSHINYDRQMAFIAEYLGADGKKEMLGVARVWNDPDNIRTEFSIIIRDDLQGLGIGSLLMKKMIDYCTNIGTLEMIGKIMVDNHPMRALMKHLGFKCRYNMEEQVIDAVLRLNEPESEWQRHRLESLPD